A region from the Azospirillum thermophilum genome encodes:
- a CDS encoding F0F1 ATP synthase subunit A, producing the protein MDPLHQFQINPLFQIILGGYDVSFTNSALFMVIAVALIYWLLVAGMANKAMVPGRLQSLAEMFYEFVANLVRDNAGHDAKPYFPFVFSIFMFVLFGNMIGMIPYTFTFTSHIIVTFALAATVFVFVTILALLKHGLHFFSFFMPHGAPIALAPILIPIEVISYVMRPVSLSIRLFANMMAGHTMLKVFAGFTVLMISGLGALGFVTGLVPLAINIALTGFEFLVAFLQAYVFSILTCLYIRDALELH; encoded by the coding sequence TTGGATCCGCTGCACCAGTTCCAGATCAACCCGTTGTTCCAGATCATCCTCGGCGGGTACGACGTGTCGTTCACGAACTCCGCCCTGTTCATGGTCATCGCGGTCGCGCTGATCTACTGGCTGCTGGTCGCCGGCATGGCGAACAAGGCGATGGTGCCGGGCCGCCTGCAGTCGCTGGCCGAGATGTTCTACGAGTTCGTCGCCAACCTCGTGCGCGACAACGCGGGGCACGACGCCAAGCCGTACTTCCCCTTCGTCTTCTCGATCTTCATGTTCGTCCTGTTCGGCAACATGATCGGGATGATCCCCTACACCTTCACCTTCACGAGCCACATCATCGTGACCTTCGCGCTCGCCGCGACGGTGTTCGTGTTCGTGACGATCCTGGCCCTGCTGAAGCACGGGCTGCACTTCTTCAGCTTCTTCATGCCGCACGGCGCTCCGATCGCGCTCGCCCCGATCCTCATTCCGATCGAGGTGATCTCCTACGTGATGCGTCCGGTGAGCCTGTCGATCCGACTGTTCGCCAACATGATGGCCGGTCACACCATGCTGAAGGTGTTCGCGGGCTTCACGGTTCTGATGATCAGCGGCCTGGGCGCGCTCGGCTTCGTCACCGGCCTCGTCCCGCTGGCCATCAACATCGCGCTGACCGGCTTCGAATTCCTGGTCGCGTTCCTGCAGGCCTACGTCTTCTCGATCCTGACCTGCCTCTACATCCGCGACGCGCTGGAGCTGCACTGA
- a CDS encoding AtpZ/AtpI family protein encodes MTDKTPPKSLEELEARLKKAQDAQRGWSGKPGGKFHRPPQSALGLAFRIGTELVAAMIVGVGGGLLLDRWLGTAPWGLIVMFFFGAAAGVLNVYRAVNGLGLAAGYRRHPGDDNERRDGDAD; translated from the coding sequence ATGACCGACAAAACGCCTCCGAAATCCCTGGAAGAGCTTGAGGCCCGACTGAAGAAGGCGCAGGACGCGCAGCGCGGCTGGTCCGGCAAGCCGGGTGGCAAGTTCCACCGGCCGCCGCAGTCGGCGCTGGGCCTCGCCTTCCGCATCGGGACGGAGCTGGTCGCCGCGATGATCGTCGGCGTCGGCGGCGGGCTCCTGCTCGACCGCTGGCTCGGGACCGCGCCCTGGGGACTGATCGTCATGTTCTTCTTCGGGGCGGCGGCAGGGGTTCTGAATGTCTATCGGGCCGTCAACGGCCTGGGTCTAGCCGCCGGTTACCGCCGGCATCCTGGGGACGACAACGAGCGCCGTGACGGCGACGCAGACTGA
- a CDS encoding SCO family protein: MKARIIRIAAASVVALLVAAGIAWWQVEHAANSVQSAVPIGGRFTLTDHTGRTVTDADYRGKYLLIYFGYTYCPDVCPTELGVMAQALDRLDPAKAAKVQPLFVSVDPERDTVAHMKDYVALFHPRLVGLTGTPEQIRDVARAYRVYYAKAPQKDGGPSDYLMDHSSFIYLMGPDGAFVGVYPAGTTPEQMAENLGARLSG, from the coding sequence ATGAAGGCCCGCATCATCCGCATCGCCGCCGCCTCCGTGGTGGCCCTCCTCGTCGCCGCCGGCATCGCCTGGTGGCAGGTCGAGCATGCCGCCAACTCGGTGCAGAGCGCCGTGCCGATCGGCGGACGCTTCACCCTGACCGACCACACCGGCCGGACGGTCACCGACGCCGACTATCGCGGCAAGTACCTGCTCATCTATTTTGGCTACACCTATTGCCCCGACGTCTGCCCGACCGAGCTCGGCGTCATGGCGCAGGCGCTCGACCGGCTCGATCCGGCGAAGGCCGCGAAGGTCCAGCCGCTGTTCGTCTCCGTCGATCCGGAGCGCGACACGGTGGCGCACATGAAGGACTATGTGGCGCTCTTCCATCCGCGGCTGGTCGGGCTGACCGGCACGCCGGAGCAGATTCGCGACGTCGCCCGCGCCTATCGCGTCTATTACGCGAAGGCGCCGCAAAAGGACGGCGGACCAAGCGATTACCTGATGGATCACTCCAGCTTCATCTACCTGATGGGGCCCGATGGCGCCTTCGTCGGCGTCTATCCGGCGGGCACCACGCCCGAGCAGATGGCGGAGAATCTGGGCGCCCGGCTGTCCGGTTGA
- a CDS encoding bacteriohemerythrin produces MLARISIKGKIAVILAAAAGGLLLVAMVSLLGLRSEMMRDRQDKTRNVVEVAHTLVAHFEAQERAGTLSRDAAQQAARAALKALRHDGTEYYFVTDMTPRMVMHPIKPEMDGKELSQDADPNGKRLFAEFVRVVHESGGGFVDYLWPKPGAAEPMAKLSYVKGFAPWGWVIGSGIYVDDVAAAFRRSALELGIIGLVIGLATTGLALLVSRAIVGPLAALGTVMQRLADGDSALAVPGTGRGDEIGAMARTVEVFRRQQIDLARHWERQQIEHRITGQRARALKRLAARFNATVGATIGTVGNAVTTLEGTARSLSDTADRNMREAASVAGASQQASSSVQTVAAAAEELTGAIASIAEQVATSSAISSQAVEASRRAGDQIDGLGHAVAKIGEVAGLIADIASQTNLLALNATIEAARAGEAGKGFAVVAGEVKRLADQTAKATGDIAGQIAEVQHASEAAIGAIREITGIVARSDEIGTSIAAAVQQQGAATGEIARSASEAATGTRQVSASIDSVSAGALETERSANGLLDAAGLLHRDSETLRQTVDSFLVGVAAVNAAPLSALHAGAEAQADAFMRWSEELQVGDEDIDTDHMILIALVNEAAERIRGGGAAVGDAIDWLLAYTTLHFEQEERLMQLAGHPDFARHKAQHDALRERAAGLKRRYEAGESSVGDDLLALFRDWLFDHIRKSDKAIAARPAGRPKAA; encoded by the coding sequence GTGCTCGCGCGCATCAGCATAAAGGGGAAGATCGCCGTCATCCTGGCCGCGGCGGCCGGCGGCCTTCTTCTCGTGGCGATGGTCAGCCTCCTCGGCCTGCGGTCGGAGATGATGAGGGACCGGCAGGACAAGACCCGCAACGTTGTGGAGGTCGCCCACACGCTGGTCGCCCATTTCGAGGCGCAGGAGCGCGCCGGCACCCTGTCGCGCGACGCGGCGCAGCAGGCGGCGCGGGCCGCGCTGAAGGCGCTGCGGCACGACGGCACCGAATATTACTTCGTCACCGACATGACCCCGCGCATGGTCATGCACCCGATCAAGCCGGAGATGGACGGCAAGGAGCTGTCGCAGGACGCCGACCCCAACGGCAAGCGCCTGTTCGCCGAGTTCGTCCGCGTGGTGCACGAGAGCGGCGGCGGCTTCGTCGACTATCTCTGGCCGAAGCCGGGGGCCGCCGAGCCGATGGCGAAGCTCTCCTACGTCAAGGGCTTCGCCCCCTGGGGCTGGGTGATCGGCTCCGGCATCTACGTCGACGACGTGGCGGCGGCCTTCCGGCGCAGCGCGCTGGAGCTGGGCATCATCGGGCTGGTCATCGGGCTGGCGACCACCGGGCTCGCCCTGCTGGTCAGCCGCGCCATCGTCGGGCCGCTGGCCGCGCTGGGGACCGTGATGCAGCGGCTGGCCGACGGCGACAGCGCGCTCGCCGTGCCCGGCACCGGCCGCGGCGACGAGATCGGCGCCATGGCCCGCACGGTCGAGGTGTTCCGCCGGCAGCAGATCGACCTCGCCCGCCATTGGGAGCGCCAGCAGATCGAGCACCGCATCACCGGCCAGCGCGCCCGCGCCCTGAAGCGGCTGGCCGCCCGCTTCAACGCCACCGTCGGCGCCACCATCGGCACGGTCGGCAACGCCGTGACGACGCTGGAGGGCACCGCCCGCAGCCTGAGCGACACCGCCGACCGCAACATGCGCGAGGCCGCCTCGGTGGCCGGGGCGTCGCAGCAGGCCTCCTCCTCGGTGCAGACCGTCGCCGCCGCGGCGGAGGAGTTGACCGGCGCCATCGCCTCGATCGCCGAGCAGGTCGCCACCTCCTCGGCCATCTCCAGCCAGGCGGTGGAGGCGTCGCGCCGGGCCGGCGACCAGATCGACGGGCTGGGCCACGCCGTCGCCAAGATCGGCGAGGTGGCCGGCCTGATCGCCGACATCGCCAGCCAGACCAACCTTCTGGCCCTGAACGCCACGATCGAGGCGGCGCGGGCCGGCGAGGCCGGCAAGGGCTTCGCCGTGGTGGCCGGCGAGGTGAAGCGGCTGGCCGACCAGACCGCCAAGGCGACCGGCGACATCGCCGGCCAGATCGCCGAGGTGCAGCACGCCTCGGAGGCGGCCATCGGCGCGATCCGCGAGATCACCGGCATCGTCGCCCGCAGCGACGAGATCGGCACCTCCATCGCCGCCGCGGTGCAGCAGCAGGGCGCCGCCACCGGCGAGATCGCCCGCAGCGCGTCGGAGGCGGCGACCGGCACCCGGCAGGTCTCCGCCAGCATCGACAGCGTGTCGGCCGGCGCGCTGGAGACCGAGCGGTCGGCCAACGGCCTGCTCGACGCCGCCGGGTTGCTCCACCGCGACTCCGAGACGCTGCGCCAGACCGTCGATTCCTTCCTGGTCGGCGTCGCGGCGGTGAACGCCGCGCCGCTCTCCGCCCTGCATGCCGGGGCCGAGGCGCAGGCCGACGCCTTCATGCGCTGGAGCGAGGAACTGCAGGTCGGCGACGAGGACATCGACACCGACCACATGATCCTGATCGCGCTGGTCAACGAGGCGGCGGAGCGCATCCGCGGCGGCGGGGCGGCGGTCGGCGACGCCATCGACTGGCTGCTCGCCTACACCACGCTGCATTTCGAGCAGGAGGAGCGGCTGATGCAGCTGGCCGGACACCCCGACTTCGCCCGCCACAAGGCGCAGCACGACGCCCTGCGCGAACGCGCCGCCGGGCTGAAGCGGCGCTACGAGGCCGGCGAATCATCGGTCGGCGACGACCTGCTGGCGCTGTTCCGCGACTGGCTGTTCGACCACATCCGCAAGTCCGACAAGGCCATCGCGGCGCGGCCGGCCGGCCGGCCGAAGGCCGCCTGA
- the minC gene encoding septum site-determining protein MinC: protein MPSVSSASQVSERDVPFQLRGNSFTMMVLKVVAPASPDFFPQLNVKVRQAPNFFRNAPVVLDFEELPEDAAAFDVSEFIVRVREHHLLPMGFQGGPRAVQEAALAAGLTPMPAGRAAKLEVARAPEPRVQPAAPQVVVETVHRPTLLVTEPVRSGQQIYAEKTDLIIMAPVSPGAEVLADGHIHVYGALRGRALAGVSGDQTARIFCQSLEAEVVSVAGLYRVNEDIGAELLKKPVQIFLRDGYLHMELLRTQ, encoded by the coding sequence ATGCCATCGGTGAGCAGCGCCAGTCAGGTTTCTGAACGGGACGTGCCTTTCCAGTTGCGGGGCAACTCCTTCACCATGATGGTGCTGAAGGTCGTCGCCCCGGCGTCGCCCGATTTCTTCCCGCAGTTGAACGTGAAGGTCCGGCAGGCGCCGAACTTTTTCCGCAACGCGCCGGTGGTCCTCGACTTCGAGGAGCTGCCCGAGGACGCGGCGGCGTTCGACGTCTCGGAGTTCATCGTCCGGGTGCGCGAGCATCACCTGCTGCCCATGGGCTTCCAGGGCGGTCCGCGCGCGGTGCAGGAGGCGGCGCTGGCCGCCGGCCTGACGCCGATGCCGGCCGGCCGGGCGGCCAAGCTGGAGGTCGCCCGCGCGCCCGAGCCGCGCGTGCAGCCGGCCGCGCCGCAGGTGGTGGTGGAGACGGTCCACCGTCCGACGCTGCTGGTGACCGAGCCGGTGCGATCCGGCCAGCAGATCTACGCGGAGAAGACCGACCTGATCATCATGGCTCCGGTGTCGCCGGGCGCCGAGGTGCTGGCCGACGGCCACATCCACGTCTACGGCGCGCTGCGCGGCCGGGCGCTGGCCGGCGTGTCGGGCGACCAGACGGCCCGCATCTTCTGCCAGAGCCTGGAGGCGGAGGTGGTCTCGGTCGCCGGGCTCTACCGGGTCAACGAGGACATCGGGGCGGAACTGCTGAAGAAGCCCGTGCAGATCTTCCTGCGCGACGGCTATCTGCATATGGAATTGCTGCGCACGCAGTGA
- the minD gene encoding septum site-determining protein MinD, translating to MSKIIVMTSGKGGVGKTTSSAAFATGLALRGFKTVVIDFDVGLRNLDLVMGCERRVVFDFINVINGEAKLNQALIKDKRVDNLYILPTSQTRDKDALTKEGVERILNELTKEFDYIVCDSPAGIERGALMSLYFADHAVIVTNPEVSSVRDSDRILGVLNSRSRRAEQGLEPVTQQLLLTRYDPERVEKGEMLKVDDVLEILAIPLLGVIPESQAVLRASNVGMPVILDDNSNAGLAYSDAVGRFLGEDIEHRFVTPQKKGLFSRLLRRTA from the coding sequence TTGAGCAAGATCATCGTCATGACGTCCGGCAAGGGCGGCGTCGGTAAGACGACCTCGTCCGCCGCATTCGCGACCGGACTGGCCCTGCGCGGATTCAAGACGGTCGTCATCGATTTCGACGTTGGCCTGCGCAACCTCGACCTCGTGATGGGCTGCGAGCGCCGCGTGGTGTTCGACTTCATCAACGTCATCAACGGCGAAGCGAAGCTGAACCAGGCGCTGATCAAGGACAAGCGGGTCGACAACCTGTACATCCTGCCGACCTCGCAGACCCGCGACAAGGACGCGCTGACCAAGGAAGGCGTCGAGCGCATCCTGAACGAGCTGACGAAGGAGTTCGACTACATCGTCTGCGACAGCCCGGCGGGCATCGAGCGCGGCGCGCTGATGTCGCTGTACTTCGCCGACCATGCGGTGATCGTCACCAACCCCGAGGTGTCGTCGGTGCGCGACAGCGACCGCATCCTCGGCGTGCTCAACTCGCGCTCGCGCCGGGCCGAGCAGGGTCTGGAGCCGGTCACCCAGCAGCTCCTCCTCACCCGCTACGATCCGGAGCGCGTCGAGAAGGGCGAGATGCTGAAGGTCGACGACGTGCTGGAGATCCTGGCGATCCCGCTGCTCGGCGTCATCCCGGAGAGCCAGGCCGTGCTGCGCGCCTCCAACGTCGGCATGCCGGTCATCCTGGACGACAACTCCAACGCCGGCCTCGCTTACTCCGACGCGGTCGGGCGCTTCCTGGGCGAGGACATCGAGCACCGCTTCGTGACCCCGCAGAAGAAGGGTCTGTTCAGCCGCCTCCTGCGGAGGACCGCATGA
- the minE gene encoding cell division topological specificity factor MinE: MQAKERLQIVMAHERAGRSGPDYLPMLQQELLAVIAKYIDIDQNKVEVKLDRGGDCSTLELNIELPAREQAKAAARAAVGKPDEKKPDGGPARNGGKDEDGDDESPVKFAAGGSALTKGGVKKRH, from the coding sequence GTGCAGGCCAAGGAACGGCTGCAGATCGTGATGGCCCACGAGCGGGCCGGCCGCAGCGGTCCGGATTACCTGCCGATGCTGCAGCAGGAGCTGCTGGCGGTGATCGCCAAATACATCGACATCGACCAGAACAAGGTCGAGGTGAAGCTGGACCGCGGCGGCGACTGCTCCACGCTGGAACTCAACATCGAGCTTCCGGCGCGCGAGCAGGCCAAGGCCGCCGCCCGTGCGGCCGTCGGCAAGCCCGACGAGAAGAAGCCGGACGGCGGTCCCGCCCGCAACGGCGGCAAGGACGAGGACGGGGACGACGAGAGCCCGGTCAAGTTCGCCGCCGGCGGCAGCGCCCTGACCAAGGGCGGCGTCAAGAAGCGGCACTGA
- a CDS encoding CRTAC1 family protein produces MFLDCSPLIAGNQPRLSNGIAVTDVDGDGAFEIVVTGYGTANLVLKWTGEGLADIATPLLADASSHAVGVAAADVDGDGREELYIVNSDRPSGPKDMADRLFACFGKHWLDLLAQTENAGAANHHAARSVAALDRWGHGRYGFVVATDGAPLRLYELSRRGRIEDAAEEAGLDGIGTARGLTALPIVSDRMDLVVINDGSPNWLFRNLGDGSFEDIAEERGMADSRPSGRAVAALDADGDGLFDLLVGTWEGAQRLFLQRTGAFVDEAGADLSMPGRVSTVVVADFDNDGYEELFFHLHGERNRLFAWRHDEWQEVDPGDAAEPKGLGTGAVVADIDGDGRLELLLAHGDGAAQPLSLYRTAATGNHWLRVLPLTPHGAPARGAVVTCLAGGRQQRRAICAGSGYLCQMEPVAHFGLGAVAEVEQVEIRWPDGTVAVVDNPPAGRVLTVQYPPE; encoded by the coding sequence ATGTTCCTCGATTGCTCGCCGCTGATCGCCGGCAACCAGCCCAGGCTGTCCAACGGCATCGCGGTCACCGACGTCGACGGCGACGGCGCCTTCGAGATCGTGGTCACCGGCTACGGCACGGCCAACCTCGTCCTGAAATGGACGGGGGAGGGGCTGGCGGACATCGCCACCCCCCTGCTGGCCGACGCCAGCAGCCATGCGGTCGGAGTCGCCGCGGCCGACGTGGACGGGGACGGACGCGAGGAGCTGTACATCGTCAACTCCGACCGGCCGAGCGGTCCCAAGGACATGGCCGACCGGCTGTTCGCCTGTTTCGGCAAGCACTGGCTGGACCTGCTGGCCCAGACGGAGAATGCCGGCGCCGCCAACCACCATGCCGCCCGTTCCGTCGCCGCGCTCGACCGCTGGGGGCACGGGCGCTACGGATTCGTGGTGGCGACGGACGGCGCGCCGCTGCGCCTGTACGAGCTGAGCCGCCGCGGCCGGATCGAGGATGCGGCGGAGGAGGCCGGGCTGGACGGCATCGGCACCGCCCGCGGCCTGACGGCCCTGCCCATCGTCTCCGACCGGATGGATCTGGTGGTGATCAACGACGGCAGCCCGAACTGGCTGTTCCGCAACCTGGGCGACGGCTCCTTCGAGGACATCGCCGAGGAGCGGGGCATGGCCGATTCGCGGCCCTCCGGCCGGGCGGTGGCGGCCCTGGACGCCGACGGCGACGGACTGTTCGACCTGCTGGTCGGCACCTGGGAGGGGGCGCAGCGCCTGTTCCTGCAGCGCACCGGCGCCTTCGTGGACGAGGCCGGGGCCGACCTGTCGATGCCCGGCCGGGTCTCCACCGTCGTGGTCGCCGATTTCGACAATGACGGCTATGAGGAGCTGTTCTTCCACCTGCACGGCGAGCGCAACCGCCTGTTCGCCTGGCGGCACGACGAGTGGCAGGAGGTGGATCCGGGCGACGCGGCCGAGCCGAAGGGGCTGGGCACCGGGGCGGTGGTCGCCGACATCGACGGCGACGGCCGGCTGGAGCTTCTGCTGGCCCATGGCGACGGCGCGGCGCAGCCGCTCTCGCTCTACCGCACGGCGGCGACCGGGAACCACTGGCTGCGGGTGCTGCCGCTGACCCCGCACGGCGCGCCGGCCCGCGGCGCCGTCGTCACCTGCCTCGCCGGCGGCCGCCAGCAGCGCCGGGCGATCTGCGCCGGCTCAGGCTATCTCTGCCAGATGGAGCCGGTGGCCCATTTCGGCCTCGGCGCGGTCGCCGAGGTCGAGCAGGTGGAAATCCGCTGGCCCGACGGGACGGTGGCGGTGGTGGACAATCCCCCAGCCGGCCGTGTGCTGACCGTCCAGTATCCTCCCGAGTGA
- a CDS encoding PAS domain-containing protein has protein sequence MARRDVSLTGVERFFDPGEVIVSKTDLKGRITYANRVFQRVAGYSEAELLGAPHSIVRHPDMPRCVFKLLWATLEAKQEIFAYVVNRARSGDHYWVFAHVTPSFDAQGRVIGYHSSRRVPERSAIDKVVPLYRQLLDIENSHADRKQGMEAAFATVVALLTEKGIGYDEFVFSL, from the coding sequence ATGGCACGACGCGATGTGTCCTTGACCGGGGTGGAGCGGTTCTTCGACCCCGGCGAGGTGATCGTTTCCAAAACCGACCTGAAAGGGCGGATCACCTACGCCAACCGCGTCTTCCAGCGCGTGGCGGGCTACAGCGAGGCGGAGCTGCTGGGGGCGCCCCATTCGATCGTCCGCCACCCCGACATGCCGCGCTGCGTCTTCAAGCTGCTGTGGGCGACGCTGGAGGCGAAGCAGGAGATCTTCGCCTATGTCGTCAACCGGGCGCGCAGCGGCGACCATTACTGGGTCTTCGCCCATGTGACGCCCAGCTTCGACGCGCAGGGCCGGGTGATCGGCTACCACTCCTCCCGCCGGGTGCCGGAACGCTCCGCCATCGACAAGGTGGTGCCGCTCTACCGCCAGCTCCTCGACATCGAAAACAGCCACGCCGACCGCAAGCAGGGCATGGAGGCCGCCTTCGCGACGGTGGTCGCCCTGCTGACGGAGAAGGGGATCGGGTATGACGAATTCGTCTTCTCTCTCTAA